A section of the Novipirellula caenicola genome encodes:
- a CDS encoding glutathione peroxidase: MRFLLATALVLGAFTTMATAHDDHECALDFKVKNIDGETVDLEDYEGKVVLIVNTASKCGLTPQYAGLQSLYKKYEDKGFVVLGFPCNQFNSQEPGSEADIKSFCSTKYNVSFPMFSKVDVNGDDATPLYKYLTSKDVKPAGKGKVSWNFEKFLIDRDGTLVHRFAPRTTPDDAELVKAIEAEL; the protein is encoded by the coding sequence ATGCGTTTTCTGCTTGCCACCGCCCTTGTTCTCGGAGCTTTTACGACCATGGCGACCGCTCACGACGATCACGAATGTGCACTCGACTTCAAAGTCAAAAACATTGATGGCGAAACCGTGGACCTCGAAGATTACGAGGGCAAAGTGGTGTTAATCGTCAACACGGCCAGCAAGTGTGGGCTGACGCCTCAGTACGCCGGACTGCAATCGCTGTACAAAAAGTACGAAGACAAAGGCTTTGTCGTGCTCGGTTTTCCCTGCAACCAATTCAATTCGCAGGAACCAGGTAGCGAGGCAGACATCAAATCGTTCTGCTCGACGAAGTACAACGTCAGCTTCCCGATGTTCAGCAAAGTCGATGTCAACGGTGACGACGCAACGCCGCTGTACAAGTACTTGACCAGCAAGGACGTCAAACCGGCTGGCAAAGGCAAGGTCAGCTGGAACTTTGAAAAATTCCTGATCGACCGCGATGGCACCTTGGTGCACCGATTCGCGCCGCGGACCACTCCCGATGACGCCGAATTGGTCAAAGCCATCGAAGCGGAACTGTAA
- a CDS encoding MFS transporter produces MENRKLLLSAGFLALIAAGIGFAVRAGLLDVWSTQYGFTMTELGQITGGGLLGFGIVILLAGFLTDWIGYKPLMLAALVCHVISAVLLFSATPVFNAAGKDAVYMILFWSAFIFAVGNGICEGVINPLTAAIYPEQKTHYLNILHAGWPAGLVIGGLIVFLKGSIGWELLLATYLVPTAMYGFIAVKERFPQTHAQSGTVSYGGMIAKLIAPFFVILLLTHALVGYVELGTDSWINKITSSILKSATLGTALFIYTSLLMTALRFFAGPIVHKISSLGLLFFSACIGATGLYLISIGTNVYFMFFAATVYALGKTFLWPTMLGVVGERYPQSATVAMALMGFAGMTSAGLLGGPGIGYKQDYFSSQYIQANAPDTFERVKAPNENQFLFFPPIVGIDGAKAGMLSDNGETIENEKTIAGDEWSSEKFEGLRNQYNWWQTNKEYASVDAAPTSEAALYGSRMAIRATALVPATMAILYLILIFAFKAPKQKGDASLAEEAPGTEL; encoded by the coding sequence ATGGAAAACCGTAAACTTCTTCTTTCTGCAGGCTTTCTAGCCTTGATCGCTGCCGGTATCGGTTTCGCCGTCCGTGCAGGACTTCTGGATGTTTGGTCAACCCAGTACGGGTTCACCATGACCGAGTTGGGCCAGATCACGGGTGGTGGATTGCTCGGTTTCGGGATCGTCATTTTGTTGGCAGGGTTTCTGACCGACTGGATCGGGTACAAGCCACTGATGTTGGCGGCCCTGGTATGCCACGTGATTTCCGCAGTGCTGTTGTTCTCGGCCACGCCGGTCTTCAACGCCGCGGGTAAGGATGCGGTTTATATGATTTTGTTTTGGTCCGCGTTCATTTTCGCGGTCGGAAACGGGATTTGCGAAGGGGTGATCAACCCGTTGACCGCCGCGATTTATCCGGAACAAAAGACTCACTATCTAAATATCCTGCACGCGGGCTGGCCCGCCGGATTGGTGATTGGTGGTTTGATCGTATTTTTGAAAGGCAGCATCGGTTGGGAATTATTGCTGGCGACCTACCTGGTTCCGACCGCGATGTATGGCTTTATCGCGGTTAAAGAACGATTTCCGCAAACCCACGCTCAATCCGGTACGGTTTCGTATGGCGGAATGATTGCCAAGCTGATCGCGCCCTTCTTTGTCATCCTGTTGCTGACCCACGCCTTGGTAGGTTACGTCGAACTGGGAACGGACAGCTGGATCAACAAGATCACCAGCAGCATTCTCAAGAGTGCGACGTTGGGAACCGCGTTGTTCATTTACACTTCGCTATTGATGACCGCACTGCGATTTTTTGCCGGCCCGATCGTGCATAAAATTTCGTCGCTGGGGCTGCTGTTCTTCAGTGCTTGTATCGGTGCCACCGGGCTGTATTTGATCAGCATTGGAACGAACGTCTACTTCATGTTCTTTGCTGCGACCGTCTACGCGTTAGGGAAAACGTTCTTGTGGCCAACGATGTTGGGTGTGGTCGGCGAACGTTATCCCCAAAGTGCCACCGTGGCGATGGCTTTGATGGGATTTGCCGGAATGACGTCGGCTGGATTGTTGGGCGGTCCTGGGATTGGATACAAACAGGACTATTTCTCGTCGCAGTACATCCAAGCAAATGCTCCGGACACGTTCGAGCGTGTGAAGGCACCTAACGAGAACCAATTCCTGTTCTTCCCTCCGATTGTCGGTATCGACGGAGCGAAGGCGGGGATGCTTTCGGATAACGGCGAGACGATCGAAAACGAAAAGACAATCGCCGGCGATGAGTGGAGCAGCGAGAAATTCGAGGGACTTCGCAATCAATACAATTGGTGGCAAACCAACAAAGAGTACGCTTCGGTCGATGCGGCTCCGACCAGCGAAGCGGCTCTTTACGGCAGCCGGATGGCAATTCGAGCCACCGCGTTGGTTCCGGCGACGATGGCAATTTTGTATCTGATTTTGATTTTCGCCTTCAAAGCCCCCAAGCAGAAGGGCGATGCCTCGTTGGCCGAAGAAGCTCCGGGGACTGAGCTGTAA
- the aspS gene encoding aspartate--tRNA ligase, which produces MLRTHTCGQLRKTDIGTEVTLCGWVDSKRDHGGAVFIDLRDRYGLTQVVIGPPEADAKLIDEAGRIPAESVILIKGKVADRLEGKTNDKLPTGAIEVRCDHVEILNVCANPPFTPGQSDLPGEDLRLKYRFLDLRRKEMQNALVQRSRIIKVMRDYFAEHDFIDVETPILGRSTPEGARDYLVPSRVHAGKFYALPQSPQLYKQILMVAGFDRYVQVAKCFRDEDLRADRQPEFTQLDLEMSFVDADDIMALIDGLVARTAKEVLGKEVKTPLPRMTYDEAMRRYGHDAPDLRFDMEIVDVTSVAKKTEFRVFRGTADAGNFVRGMNVKEAATKFSRRNIDEMTEYVKEFGAKGLAWFRVEDDGTLWSPISKNLDEAHLAEIKELMKGEPGDLLMFLADTWEVTCKGLYALRKRLGAELKLYSPDQLNCSWITEFPMFERDEESGNWTAMHHPFTAPLARDLEKLDSDPKACRAQAYDLVINGSEAGGGTIRIHDSKTQSKVFDLLGIDEATAEDRFGFLLNALRFGAPPHGGIALGVDRWVMLLAGLENIREVIAFPKTQKAADLMTEAPGEVDSGQLTELHLRTVGVKTQS; this is translated from the coding sequence GTGCTACGCACCCATACCTGCGGACAACTCCGCAAGACCGATATTGGAACCGAAGTGACCCTATGCGGATGGGTCGACAGCAAACGTGACCATGGCGGCGCCGTCTTTATCGACCTTCGCGATCGCTACGGATTGACCCAAGTCGTGATTGGGCCTCCCGAGGCCGACGCGAAATTGATCGACGAAGCGGGCCGAATTCCGGCCGAGAGCGTGATTCTGATCAAAGGCAAAGTCGCCGATCGATTGGAAGGCAAGACCAACGACAAATTGCCGACCGGAGCGATCGAAGTTCGTTGCGACCACGTTGAAATCCTCAACGTTTGTGCCAACCCTCCCTTCACCCCCGGGCAAAGCGATTTGCCGGGTGAGGACCTGCGGCTGAAGTACCGTTTCTTGGACCTGCGTCGCAAAGAAATGCAAAACGCGCTCGTCCAACGCAGCCGCATCATCAAGGTGATGCGTGACTACTTTGCCGAGCATGACTTCATCGACGTGGAAACGCCGATCCTTGGTCGCAGCACGCCCGAAGGCGCTCGCGATTATTTGGTCCCCAGCCGCGTGCACGCTGGAAAATTTTACGCGTTGCCGCAGTCACCCCAGCTGTACAAGCAAATTTTGATGGTGGCCGGTTTCGACCGCTATGTCCAAGTGGCAAAGTGTTTCCGCGACGAAGATTTGCGTGCCGACCGTCAACCTGAATTCACCCAATTGGACCTCGAGATGTCGTTCGTCGATGCCGACGACATCATGGCGTTGATCGACGGCTTGGTCGCGCGGACGGCCAAAGAGGTGCTTGGCAAAGAAGTCAAAACTCCGCTGCCACGAATGACCTATGACGAAGCGATGCGGCGCTACGGTCATGACGCTCCCGATTTGCGTTTCGATATGGAAATTGTGGATGTCACCTCGGTCGCCAAGAAAACCGAATTTCGTGTTTTCCGCGGCACCGCCGATGCCGGCAACTTTGTCCGTGGGATGAACGTCAAAGAGGCGGCGACGAAATTTTCGCGTCGCAATATCGATGAGATGACCGAGTACGTCAAAGAGTTTGGCGCGAAAGGTCTGGCTTGGTTCCGCGTCGAAGACGATGGCACGTTGTGGAGCCCGATCAGCAAGAACCTCGATGAAGCTCATCTTGCCGAGATCAAGGAATTGATGAAGGGCGAGCCCGGCGATTTGTTGATGTTCTTGGCCGATACTTGGGAAGTCACTTGCAAAGGGTTGTACGCACTTCGCAAGCGTTTGGGCGCCGAGCTGAAGCTATACAGCCCCGATCAACTCAATTGCAGTTGGATCACCGAGTTCCCGATGTTCGAGCGTGACGAAGAAAGCGGCAATTGGACGGCGATGCATCATCCGTTTACCGCACCGCTTGCCCGCGATCTCGAGAAACTTGACAGCGACCCCAAGGCATGTCGGGCTCAGGCGTATGACCTTGTCATCAACGGCAGCGAAGCCGGGGGTGGAACGATCCGGATCCACGATTCCAAAACGCAAAGCAAGGTCTTTGACTTGTTGGGGATCGACGAGGCAACCGCCGAAGATCGTTTCGGATTCCTGCTGAACGCACTGCGTTTCGGTGCCCCGCCGCATGGCGGGATCGCACTAGGCGTGGATCGCTGGGTGATGTTATTGGCAGGGCTCGAGAACATTCGCGAAGTGATCGCGTTTCCGAAGACGCAAAAAGCAGCCGACTTGATGACCGAAGCGCCGGGCGAGGTCGATTCAGGCCAGCTCACCGAGCTGCACCTGCGAACCGTTGGCGTGAAGACTCAGTCGTAA
- a CDS encoding S41 family peptidase, with translation MNRIPQVYRRQSAGTFFSLFAAALLLGYVAPVSAQVVTEAEQFSVTPEQQAVQQGLELEQARLWADAVRHYETASKKHPTSKSLYQRLTIAKLHYDVNRRYQDTSYLQSVDRLSQEQALDLYAEILANLQTHYVEQIDWARVMLHGTAALEVALTEEKFVSRMLATADPAAVEHFRQNVHHQLANRSTATRFDLRANVAYVASLAKSEIGLSPTATALEFMSGAVSTLDPYTRLLSGNQLDEMFSNIEGNFVGLGIELKAESNALHILSVIPGGPAEEAGLIGGDRIIRVENTETKTSDPGYAADLLRGPEKSYVSIGVLGADGNVRDLKVQRRRVEVPCVENVHIVDAANHVGYLRLTNFQKTTTRDVEQALWDLHRQGMKSLILDVRGNPGGLLSAAVEVADRFLGDGRIVTTRGRNARENYDYTAHRPNTWNIPLAVLIDRDSASASEIFAGAIADSGRGDVIGETSYGKGSVQGIFRMQSAKFGLCLTTAKFYSPSGRAISQNGVTPSVPVEPTYIAARPNSDGEMTTDREDAVLQRAISRLSENNWISRRPQ, from the coding sequence ATGAATCGGATCCCACAGGTCTATCGTCGCCAATCCGCTGGAACTTTTTTCAGCCTGTTTGCTGCGGCATTGCTGCTCGGCTACGTCGCTCCCGTATCAGCCCAAGTTGTCACCGAAGCGGAACAGTTTTCTGTAACGCCGGAACAACAAGCGGTTCAGCAGGGGCTTGAACTCGAGCAAGCTCGATTGTGGGCCGATGCCGTTCGTCATTACGAGACCGCTTCGAAGAAGCACCCTACCAGCAAGTCGCTGTATCAACGATTGACCATCGCAAAGCTGCATTACGATGTCAATCGTCGCTACCAAGACACCAGCTACCTGCAGTCGGTCGACCGATTGTCGCAAGAGCAAGCTCTTGATTTGTATGCTGAGATCTTGGCAAATCTACAAACCCATTACGTCGAACAGATCGATTGGGCTCGCGTGATGCTGCATGGCACCGCGGCTCTAGAAGTCGCGTTGACTGAAGAAAAGTTTGTCAGCCGCATGTTGGCCACGGCCGATCCCGCGGCAGTCGAGCACTTTCGCCAAAATGTACATCATCAATTGGCCAATCGTAGCACGGCGACTCGCTTTGATTTGCGAGCGAACGTTGCTTACGTTGCGTCATTGGCAAAATCGGAAATCGGATTGTCACCGACCGCGACCGCGCTTGAATTCATGAGCGGTGCCGTTTCGACGCTCGACCCGTACACACGATTGTTGTCGGGAAACCAACTCGATGAGATGTTCTCGAACATCGAAGGCAACTTTGTCGGTTTGGGTATCGAGCTGAAAGCAGAAAGCAATGCACTGCACATCTTATCGGTCATTCCGGGCGGCCCAGCCGAAGAGGCGGGTTTGATCGGCGGCGACCGAATCATCCGTGTTGAAAACACCGAAACCAAAACGTCCGACCCAGGCTACGCTGCCGACCTGCTTCGCGGCCCCGAAAAGTCGTACGTTTCGATCGGAGTATTGGGAGCCGATGGCAACGTCCGTGATTTGAAAGTGCAACGTCGCCGTGTCGAAGTGCCTTGTGTGGAAAACGTGCATATCGTCGACGCCGCCAACCACGTCGGTTACCTGCGTCTGACGAACTTTCAAAAAACAACCACGCGTGACGTCGAGCAGGCTTTGTGGGATTTGCATCGCCAAGGAATGAAATCGTTAATCCTTGACGTGCGTGGCAACCCCGGTGGACTGCTTTCGGCTGCAGTCGAAGTGGCCGACCGTTTTCTCGGCGATGGCCGCATTGTCACCACTCGAGGTCGCAACGCTCGTGAAAATTACGACTACACCGCGCATCGTCCCAACACATGGAACATTCCTTTGGCGGTGCTGATTGACCGTGACAGTGCGAGTGCAAGTGAAATTTTTGCCGGAGCGATCGCCGACAGCGGACGTGGCGACGTGATTGGAGAAACCAGTTACGGCAAAGGCAGTGTACAAGGAATCTTTCGGATGCAATCGGCCAAGTTCGGGCTCTGTCTGACCACCGCCAAGTTCTACTCGCCAAGCGGCCGAGCGATCAGCCAAAACGGGGTCACCCCGAGCGTGCCCGTCGAACCGACCTACATCGCGGCTCGTCCGAATTCCGACGGTGAAATGACGACCGACCGCGAAGACGCTGTCTTGCAACGAGCGATCTCGCGGTTGTCCGAAAACAACTGGATCAGCCGCCGACCGCAATAA